The Hypanus sabinus isolate sHypSab1 chromosome 23, sHypSab1.hap1, whole genome shotgun sequence genome includes the window gtgatggatggaactggatcagaggtgggtggtgatggagggaactggatcagaggtgggtggtggtgatggagggaactggatcagaggtgtgtggtggtgatggagggaactggatcagaggtggtggtgatggagggaactggatcagaggtgggtggtgatggagggaactggatcagaggtggtgatgatggagggaactggatcagacgtgggtggtggtgttggaggGGAATTGCTTGGTTCTTTTTTTAGGAAGAAGCGGAGAGTTATAAGGgattgatgggggatagaagtgtatagggaagACTTCTGTGGTGAAAATGAGCTGGTCAGGCTTCAGAATTTGGAAGGTGTTGAGGGTATTGAGGATACGTTAAGTATCGTGGATATAGTTGGGAAGGGACTGTTCGGAATGGAAAAGAATGGATTCGAGATATGAGGAGACGCGTTTGATGGGGCACAGTGAAAAAGCCCACCTGATGAATTCCTTTGTCTGTTCAGCCGTCCTGTTTAATTTCTCTTCTCACACATACTCCTGCTAGTTCCTCATTGcattatttaatttagctttaCTCTGCGAAGACATGTAAACCCAATAACTGCTCAGAACTTGTGCCGGCTTTTCACCAGCCAGTGTTTGTAAGATGAACAAGAATGGGAGAGGTATTTTGTGAGGGAAAGGGGTTTTGTAAATACCACAGGAGAATTTTACAGGATTCAGCAACCCTTCTGGCAGGACTactcaccaaacataacaattacTCCAGGGAAGGCATTCCTCCGGCATCCTGACACAGGATTGCAATCTTCTCCCTTTGACAACTCGTCTGCTCTATCGTACCTGAACTGCATGTTAACAGCATAATCCTCTTCCAGCAGAGTGGGTACATCTGCCCTAGGCAGACACTCCCAGAGAAACTATTGGAATAGCTGCTCTTCCATCTCTCGTATCATTTCCCTCAAGCCCCAGGATATTTGCACATTGTTGCAGTACAACATTGCCCAGACACTGGCCAGATCCCATCGGTACATTACCAATGCAGAATGCTATTGCCCCAGCCTCTGTTCTGACTCCTCCTTTGCCTCCATGGTATCAGCCActtcctgctccaattcctcccCAATAAAAGCAAACTGGTTGTTTCTCACTCAATTGCTTCCACTGGTTGTAAACAAGCAGTGTAAATGATTCCCTGATTCCTGTTTGTCCTGCTCACCATGTGGCTCAGCACGAATTGTGCCTTTGATGTAGTTAGCTCCGAGCATGGGCTGCTTGATCTCACAGCCCTTCATCAAGTAAAACGGCATCGTGAAGGATTTCAGTGCTTCTCTGCTGTCTTTTGCCACAAAGATCAGCTGcaaaagaagagagagagagacaggagatgCCATTGTATAGGATGTGAGGACGTTATCATTCAAAGCAGGCAGTAACAGGACTAGCCTTACACAAAATGGCAGATTTGCTTACAGAGTAAATTTGAGCTTACGGTAGACATGCACACCAGCCTCTACTGAGGTTGGTCCCAGTAGCAGCACGGATCCCACTAGGGCAGGGGAACAGTACTGGCACAGGATCAGTCTCGGTTTGGGCCTGGCCCTGAAGTTAGCATAGGCTGGTCTCTGACAGTGGCTGAGTCCTTGAATCAGGTGATCTAACTTTTCCCATGATCTCTCATTAACTGGAAATGTTCactctatttttctctctctgtaggTGCTGCCCGATTGGCTATAAATTTACATAATCTGTATTTTAATTTTCCAGTGCTTAGCGCATGCACGATCACATACTTGATAAGGCATCAAGTAAACTGTTCCTTTCTTTAAGCCTCTGAAAGCTTCCGGGTTGTTGCTCACATCACCGAACGACAACTCCACGTGATCCTGAGACATCAAGGCACTGCAGGAACAGGAAACAGGTAACATCAGACTCACAAAGGGACAACTTCTCCAAAATCTCCTCCTTCATCCTGCTGGTGAGCCTGAGTACAACACGAAATGCACTACATAATAATGGCATAACTGACGCCCAGCACTTTCTGATCCAAAGAAAACCATTTTACATCCGCGGACTATTGTCCCTCAGATAACTAtttcaaaataaatgaaaattgaACTCAAGTATTAGATTGATTGTCTAGGATTCTACATAAATGAGACAAACATTCAATTCTACTTTGCCCTGGAAAGTTAATgattaaaaattatttttttaaacatgCTTTTTTCTTCCTTATTTGCGATCTTGTCTGGTCAACTCAATTTTGCAGCCTCTTTCTGAAGAAAACTACAATAACCAATCTGTCCTTACAGCTGAAGCCTTCTCCATATTTTACTGCAAAAGGCTGGTTACGTGACTGTAGTTGGACACTGTGCCTCCCACTCCAGCCTGCCTGACAGTAATCATCACTGGGAAAAGAGATTAATGCACAGAGACTGGCAGTTCCCCAATAGCTAACCAAGGTAACAACAGAAGGCATTCATTCACTGTTGCCTGCAAGTGTTGGTCTGTTTACTAACAACGTGGGGAACCATACTGGCACAACCACTGCCCCAGGGTCAATCACAATCTCAGAAGACCACATATCCTCTCTGTCACTGACCGGGTTTCCTTCAGCTACAAAGACTGTACAAAAGTACATcagaggaacaggccattcagcccacaatgttgtgctgacccagctaaaaagcaaatcaaaaaacccaaacactaatccctccagctacaccatctccatatccctccatcttcctcacatccatgttcctatcaaaagcctcttaaaagcctctaatgtatttgcctctcccaccatacgaggcagcacattccaggcatcacTAAACTTCCTTTTGGTTAgccctgacgaatggtctcggcccgaaatgtccacagtgcttctccctatagatgctgcctggcctgctgcgttccaccagcattttgtgtgtgttgcttaactaCAGACCAGTtcgtttaacatctgtagttgggaaaatgcttgaagctatcattaaaggaATAAGAGTGAGGCATCtgtaaagaaatggatccatcaggcagatgcagtgcagactcagcaaaggcaggtcttgTTTCATAAACTCAAAGTGCACTGCAgctgctgtggtcaaatcaagacatacaaaaaagctggatgaactcagcaggtccggcagcatccgttgactgcttctttcaacagatgctgcccgatctgctgagttcatccagcttttttgtacgtctgtTCGATAAACTTACTGGAATTCTTTCACAATATAACAAGGACAGTGGATAGATGGGGATatatggacattatttacttggatttccaggtgTTCAATAAGGAGCCACATAAAAAACGTATCCATAAGATCAGGCTGCATAGCGTTGGGGTgatgtactagcatggataaaggattggttaaccaacagGAGGCAGATACATGGGTGTTGCTCTGGTTGGCAGTCCGTGGTGAGCAGTGTGCCACGggggcacaaaactgttcacgatatacgtTAACGATCTGGGAGAGGGGACAAAgtatagtgtatctaagtttgctgatgacactaaaccgAGTGGAAAAGCAATTaaacagaagatacagagagtctgcagagaagtgtagataggttaagtgagtgggcaagggtcttgcagatggagtacaatgttggtaaatgtgaggtcgtccactttggaaggaaaaattaaagagcagattattatttaaatggtaaaaaattgcagcatgctgctgtgcagaagaacttgggagtgcttgtgaatCAAGCTCGGTATAAAGTTATTACTAGGAGGTACTAATAAACTCTTCTCAACAGATCATTGCTACAATTATTTTACtagttttttaataatttttatttGTAACACAAAAGACCATTGGCCCATCCTACTTATGCAAGaccaattctacttcccatctCTGAGTCAGTAACTGTGCATTTCAGGTGCAGATACTAGTTGATATCAGGAAATTTAGAGGTGATGAGTGAGTCAACACAGAGATATGAACCACCACCAGCTCTAAGGTGAAATTAATAGCTCTCCATCTGTCCTCTAACCCACTACAAATTGCATCTATGTTCCCTGGTTACCCACGAAGCCACTCAAATTTACATAACTCAATTTTCCAGCCTCTTCTGCCCTAGAGAAAactggcctgatgaagggtctcggcccgaaacatcatctgtttaatcttttccacagataccgcctgacctactgagttcctccagcatttcgtattCATTGCCTGACCAATCTTTCCTCACTGCTGAAGCCTTCAGACCTGATATTGTCCTCTCTGCTGCCAAAACATCATGCCCGTAACAGGGAAATTAGAATTGCACTCAACTTTCTAGCAGAACCGAATAAAGATTAAAGGTGAACCTTAGTagtcaaaacatccagtgaaatatGCCGTCTGTGCCAGCAACCACCGCAgaacaaggatgtgctgggagtggCCCGCGAGTGAGGCCATGCTTCCAACACCAGCATAGCCTGCCCCCACCCACCACAGAAACTGGAGAAGCGGTTACCGGGaaaacaaattccttacagacactggctattgtactgtactgtaccacATTGTACAAAGCACCGCCTCCACATGCTTGTGTTCTGCGTAAAAGTtctatataaaaagtaaaaattCCATTCTTGTTGTCTTCAACGCCTTGCTGACCGAGATTCTCGGGTGCTCTATGCCTATTGCTGACCTCACGATGGAGTCTGTACATACCGGTCACAAAATAtccatgcagctataaagaaggcaagacagcagctatacttcattaggagttggaggGGATTTAGTTTGTCACTTAAAACactagatgtacagtggagagcattctgacaggctgcatcaccgtctagtatggggggggggggggggggctactgcacaggattgaagtaaactACAGAGaggtgtaaaattagtcagctccatcatgggttctagtcaggacatctacaaggagtggtgcttcagaaaggcagtgtccatcattaaggatccctactatccagggcatacccttttctcattacttccatcaggaaggaggtacagaagcccaaaggcacacactcaatgattcaggagcagcttcttcccctctgccgtccgatttctgaatggacaatgaacccatgaacactacctcactactttttttaatttctgtttttgcactacttaatttaatttaattatttaatatacataaccACTGTAATTCACGTTTTctctatttatcatgtattgattTGTCCTGCTGCcattatgttaacaaatttcacgacgcatgctggtgacattaaacctggttctgattcggattctcactgcctcagtgaagTCGGCAGCATAATCAAACCCCGTTCATCCTGGacgttttctcttctcccccttcccatcaagcagaagatcAGTGCTCAACTGCGCACTGATGATGGCTTCTCAATTGGAGCCAAaacgtctgcaaatattttagcaagCTTGGCCATCAACCAAACCTCCAAGAAGATGCAAAGCCTGAAAGGAACACTCTTCTCCATTTTCATCCAATTTATAAGTCACAGAGACACAGAACAGAAACTGTTGCTTTCATCTACAGAGTTCATTCCAAACATTATGTGCTATCCTCAGACTAATCCATCATATTCTCCACATATTCCCATCTCATGCATCTCAGAGTCTATGCAACAGGGGCAAGTTACAAGACGTAACCATCGCTTGgcggaggaaactggatcactcaAGCAACCACAAGGTAAATgatcaaactccacacaggcagaaGCCCAGGTCAGGATTGTTATGGTCGTCATGCTACCTCAAATCTCTATTATCTCCCCTCTTAAGATCTTGACAACATCTCCTCAATTCTGAAGATATTAGGCTGCTTTGGCTGTACATTTTGTTTGTGGGCACAGATCACTCTCTTGCGCCAGCATCACCCTGACTCCCCCACTTAATGCCCCTAGAAATTTACATTGGACACTTCTGGGTTTCTTTTATCATTCTATCTCTCTTTGTTCATCATTTCCTCTTTCCTCTCAGCTCACTGTAATCAGCAATTAATCACCTGACATGCATCATCTCCCATATCCTTTTTTCAACTTTCATTCTCTCCCCACTCTACCAAGCAGCCTTTTGTCAGAGACAGCTTCAAGGGCCTCCTTTTTTTTGGTGGGAGTGTACCTGTTCCATACCAAAAACATCTAGTCTTCACATGTCACTTAACATCCTCGTACAGCACAACCTTTATTATAGGATGGAGACAGCAGCATTCCTGTCTCAGGAACAGGAAGTGTGTCATCTAATGGGTAAAGCAACAAAACTTGGAAATAAAATACGTTTGTCAACTTTCCCCACACAAGTTCCTCCTGAAAAAACATAAGTTCTGAATCTCAGAATATGGGAGAGTGATTTGCAAATTTGGTAATGGTCGCAATACAGTTTCCTGTGCATCATTTTGAGGTTCTAACGTTATGATCATTCATTCTTTGCAAGTTCTTGTTTATTTGATGTCTCAGgttaaattgaaccattttaaCACGCCAGGCCCTCCTCTTCAGAGTGAGTGTTCTACTTTTTAAATTATTCctttacatcatttatttttttctgggAGTTTTTATTTTCCAACATGAATTTAAACTTTATGATCACTGCTCCATGGAAATAGGACAATTCAAAAAGGTGGCTTAAAAAGACTTACCACATGCTTTCCTTTATTATGTAAGACACAACAAGGAGATTATACTAAAATCACTGCTCCTTCTAAGC containing:
- the LOC132380231 gene encoding WW domain-binding protein 2-like; the protein is MALNVAGDLGCSSALMSQDHVELSFGDVSNNPEAFRGLKKGTVYLMPYQLIFVAKDSREALKSFTMPFYLMKGCEIKQPMLGANYIKGTIRAEPHE